The following are encoded together in the Salvia hispanica cultivar TCC Black 2014 chromosome 6, UniMelb_Shisp_WGS_1.0, whole genome shotgun sequence genome:
- the LOC125194668 gene encoding uncharacterized protein LOC125194668 produces MEDPGSFTIECTIGDYFVENALCDLGANINLMPLSFYNKMKISQMKPISITLQMADRSVSHPVGVVEDILVRVNEFVFPADFVILDMEEDKKVPLILGRPFLATGKALIDVDNGKLTFRFNGESVTFSIYEALKRHDVEPGGSLQHCNVLTIVDECVRKMTYTNSQEDQLEGCIVNSIHSSHIIDIMDANHELIEFVGALDSANEIPRSHRQQFLPLRNEEDGNDEEKNKKVELKPFPSHLQYAFLGEDDTLPDHHKPKAQNQRRLNPIMQNVVRKEVIKLLDDDIIYAISDSEWVSPTKVAAKKGVFMDDFSVFGDSFDNCLDNLSQVLQRCEETNLVLNWEKCHFMVRDGIVLGHKIFASGLEVDRAKIVAIEQLPPPTNEKAAFEKLKEALVSAPILISPDWSQPFEIMCDASDVAVGSALGQKRDKIFRVIYYASRTLDPAQVNYTTTEKEMLAVQDAMPRLIRWILLLQEFDSEIRDRRGCENVVADHLSRMEHMNEEEKLKLAINEEFPDEHLFFVA; encoded by the exons ATGGAGGATCCGGGAAGCTTTACTATTGAGTGCACTATCGGAGACTATTTTGTGGAGAATGCCTTATGCGACCTTGGGGCAAACATTAACCTCATGCCCTTGTCCTTCTATAACAAGATGAAGATTAGCCAGATGAAACCCATATCCATCACGTTGCAGATGGCTGACAGATCGGTGTCCCATCCAGTGGGTGTTGTGGAGGACATTTTGGTGAGAGTGAATGAGTTCGTCTTCCCAGCTGACTTCGTGATATTGGACATGGAGGAAGACAAGAAGGTGCCTCTCATTCTAGGAAGACCTTTCCTAGCCACAGGGAAGGCCTTGATCGATGTTGACAATGGAAAGCTCACTTTTCGCTTCAATGGAGAGAGTGTGACTTTCTCCATCTATGAAGCCTTGAAGAGGCACGATGTGGAACCTGGAGGAAGCCTACAGCACTGCAATGTATTGACTATAGTGGACGAGTGTGTCAGAAAGATGACCTACACCAACTCACAAGAAGATCAATTAGAGGGGTGTATCGTTAACTCTATTCATTCTTCtcatattattgatattatgGACGCTAATCATGAGTTAATTGAGTTTGTAGGTGCTCTAGATTCAGCGAATGAGATCCCCAGATCACACCGTCAACAATTCCTACCTCTTAGGAATGAAGAAGACGGCAATGATGAAGAAAAGAACAAGAAAGTGGAACTGAAGCCTTTTCCATCACATTTGCAGTACGCATTCTTAGGAGAAGATGACACCCTGCCG GATCACCATAAACCTAAGGCCCAAAACCAAAGGCGGCTTAATCCTATTATGCAAAATGTGGTAAGGAAGGAGGTGATAAAATTGTTAGATGACGACATCATATACGCCATTTCTGATAGTGAGTGGGTGAGCCCCACCAAAGTAGCAGCCAAGAAGGGAG TGTTTATGGATGACTTTTCTGTATTTGGTGATTCGTTTGATAACTGCCTTGACAATTTATCTCAAGTGTTGCAGCGATGTGAGGAGACTAACCTCGTGCTCAATTGGGAGAAATGCCATTTTATGGTTAGGGATGGCATTGTGCTTGGGCACAAAATTTTTGCAAGTGGCTTGGAGGTCGATAGAGCCAAAATCGTTGCAATTGAGCAGCTGCCTCCACCCACAAATGAGAAGGCA GCTTTTGAGAAGCTGAAGGAGGCATTGGTGAGCGCTCCTATCCTTATCTCGCCGGATTGGTCTCAACCTTTCGAGATCATGTGCGATGCGAGCGACGTGGCGGTAGGCTCGGCTTTGGGACAAAAGAGGGATAAGATATTCCGGGTGATCTACTATGCAAGTCGAACTTTGGACCCTGCCCAAGTCAACTACACTaccaccgagaaggagatgcTAGCAGTG CAAGACGCGATGCCAAGGCTTATTAGGTGGATCTTGCTCCTACAGGAGTTTGACTCGGAGATCCGAGACCGAAGAGGATGTGAAAATGTGGTGGCAGACCACTTGTCAAGGATGGAGCATATGAATGAAGAGGAGAAGTTGAAGTTAGCCATCAACGAAGAGTTTCCGGACGAGCATTTATTCTTCGTGGCTTAG
- the LOC125194667 gene encoding uncharacterized protein LOC125194667, translated as MTPQESIRGVWERFKSLLKRCPNHGLNPTHQVLAFYKGCLGSRATSPVEMEYSSYWAVRQLNMDFTKAGKERMLHLNLLDEFRNEAYVNSSIYKARMKVHHDKMIKRREFYPGDAILLFNHKLRFFLGKLKSKWSGPFTIRASTIAEVMSNGTMELFGPDGTTFKANGQNLKKFYTREQQDEVFVVGLIE; from the exons ATGACTCCTCAAGAGAGTATCAGAGGAGTTTGGGAAAGGTTCAAAAGCCTTTTGAAGCGGTGTCCTAATCATGGTTTAAATCCAACCCATCAAGTCCTCGCATTCTACAAGGGGTGTTTGGGAAGTCGTGCCACCTCCCCGGTTGAAATGGAGTACTCATCGTATTGGGCGGTGAGGCAATTGAACATGGATTTCACTAAGGCCGGCAAGGAGAGGATGCTTCACCTCAATCTACTTGATGAGTTTAggaatgaagcatatgttaaTTCCTCCATCTACAAGGCAAGGATGAAAGTTCACCACGACAAGATGATCAAGAGGCGTGAGTTCTACCCGGGAGACGCCATTCTACTCTTCAACCACAAGTTGAGGTTCTTTCTGGGCAAGCTGAAATCTAAGTGGTCCGGCCCCTTCactattagagcatccacaatagcg gAAGTCATGAGCAATGGAACGATGGAGCTCTTTGGACCCGATGGCACCACTTTCAAGGCCAATGGTCAAAACTTGAAGAAGTTCTATACTAGGGAGCAACAAGACGAAGTCTTTGTTGTTGGCTTGATCGAGTAG